The window GATCGCCTCAGACATGCAGGCCACCAGTTGGCAGCCTCGGAATGACCGCTGGACCTCCGTGCGCGCGGCATTCTCCTCGCTGGCGGAACAGCCGAAGCTGCGGGTCATATCCCTCGGCGGCGATGCGTCGCCGAACCAGGCGATCCGCCTGCTTTCCTCCCGCCGGGCGGGCGCGCAGCTCGTGCTCGATGTGGAGATCACCCGCAACGACGACTCCGCCGCGCCGGTGAACCTGCCGCTGACCGCCACTCTGAATGGCGTGCGCAGCACCTCGAATGTCACGCTCGCCGGCCAGAATTTCCGCTTCCGGAAGACGCTGCCCATCCCCGCGAACGAGGACTCCGGTTACGGCTGGCTCTCGATCCCCGGTGACGGAAATCTCCGCGACAATGCGGCCTTCTTTGCCTACGGCCCGGCACGCCCGGTGAAGAGCCTGCTGGTCGCGCCTCCCGGCGAGGCGACCGATTACCTCGCCCTCGCCTCCGCCCCCGGCGGCCACCACGGGCAGAGCGTCGAGCGGCTCGATCCCGCGCAGATCTCACGCCTCGATACCGAGGGCGTCGCCGCGATCTTCTGGGCCGCCCCGCTGCCCATCGGCCAGGTCGCCGAGTCGCTCGTGCGCTTCGTCACCGAAGGCGGGCAGGTCGCTTTCTTCCCTCCGCAAGCGGATAGCGACGCGGAATTCGCCGGGATGAAGTGGTCACCCGTCACCCAGTCCGAGGAAGGCAAGTTCTTCATCATCGACTCGTGGGATCATGACGACGGCCTGCTCCGCGACGGACTCGATGGCACACCGGTGCCAGCCGACCGGCTGAAGGCGGTGAAGCGCCGCCTGCCCGAGGGCGAGGGCACCACGCTCGCCCGCTGGGACGATGGCCGTCCATTCCTCTCGCGCCGCGTCTTCGACCGCGGCACCGCGTGGTTCTTCAGCTCGCTGCCGGACTACACGTGGTCAAATCTCGCGGACGCGGACGTGCTGCTGCCCGTGAGCCAGCGCCTCGTGGTGGAGGGAGCCCAGCGCTTTGACACCGGCTACCTCGCCATCGTGGGAAACCGCTCCGCCCAGCCTCGCCCGGGGGAAAGCCGCTCGCGGCTCGATGACTACGGCTCGCCCGTGCCCTCGAACGAGGCCTACGAAGCCGGCATCCACCAATTCGGCGAGCGCATCATGGCGCTCAATCGCCCGGCTGCGGAGGATGACCTGGAGATCCTGGAAAACAACACTGCCCAAGGTCTCTTCGAAGGACTCGATGCCACTTTCTTCGAGGACCGTAGTACTTCGTCCCGTGCCAATGGCAGCCAGCCGCTGTGGCAGGCATTCCTCGTCGCCATGCTCTGCTTCCTGCTCGCTGAGGCCATCCTGTGCCTGCCGAAGAAAAGCAATCCCTCCGGCTCACCCCTGCCGGGCCGCCCGACCAACGCCTGATCTCCCTTGTCCTTCCACCTCCACAATCTCCACTTCTCCCCCACCCCGGCGACCCTGGCGATCGGCCTGATCGCGCTCGTGGCCGTGGGCGTGCTGTGCGTGTTGTCATGGAAGCGCAGCCCGCATCCAAGGCGGACCGCGCTGCTGGAGGGCCTGCGCTTCGGATGTACGCTGCTCGTCGTACTTCTGCTGTGGAAGCCGGAGTGGCTGACCATCCTCCATCCGGAGACGAAGCCGCGCATCGCCATCCTGTGGGATGCCTCGCGCTCGATGGAGACGCTGGATGCGGAGATGCCGGACATCCTTTCCCCGCAGCGCGGCGTGGTCTCGCGCACCGACTGGACGCGCGCCGCCCTCGATAGCCCGCTGTGGGACGCGCTGGAGGAAGGTGGAAAGAACGA of the Luteolibacter flavescens genome contains:
- a CDS encoding BatA domain-containing protein, translated to MLWGLLAAAIPIIIHLLNRRRHKTVMWAAMQFLLKATRESRGKKRLRHILILTCRALGIAALATAAARPLLSNVLGWGSGKPDLVVLLLDRSASMEATPKNGSVPRRELALERVKSAMADLDGTRLVLIDSASGEPQDVPSPDVLTSISSTAPTDTSADVSLLASRAAEFLTETPGRAEVWIASDMQATSWQPRNDRWTSVRAAFSSLAEQPKLRVISLGGDASPNQAIRLLSSRRAGAQLVLDVEITRNDDSAAPVNLPLTATLNGVRSTSNVTLAGQNFRFRKTLPIPANEDSGYGWLSIPGDGNLRDNAAFFAYGPARPVKSLLVAPPGEATDYLALASAPGGHHGQSVERLDPAQISRLDTEGVAAIFWAAPLPIGQVAESLVRFVTEGGQVAFFPPQADSDAEFAGMKWSPVTQSEEGKFFIIDSWDHDDGLLRDGLDGTPVPADRLKAVKRRLPEGEGTTLARWDDGRPFLSRRVFDRGTAWFFSSLPDYTWSNLADADVLLPVSQRLVVEGAQRFDTGYLAIVGNRSAQPRPGESRSRLDDYGSPVPSNEAYEAGIHQFGERIMALNRPAAEDDLEILENNTAQGLFEGLDATFFEDRSTSSRANGSQPLWQAFLVAMLCFLLAEAILCLPKKSNPSGSPLPGRPTNA